A window of Microbacterium lushaniae genomic DNA:
CGCATCAGCCAGGGCCCGATCGATCGCGCGCTGCGAGTGGCGAACCTCACCGCCAACGTGGTCAGCGGCACCGTCACGACGACGGTCGGGGTGGTCGATCGCGATGACGCCTTGCGTGCGTTCGAAGACGCGGCCCACGGCATCGTCGCCGCCTCGGCGGACGACCGCAGCCACCGGTGGGCGCGGTGAGCGGGACGCGTGACGGCCGGCTCGGCGTCGGGGTGCTGGGCGCCGGCCGGGTGGGCCCGGTGATCGGGGCGGCGCTGCGCAATGCCGGACATGCCGTGGTGGGCATCACCGCAGGGTCGGATCCCGACCGCGCTGACGCAGTGCTGCCGGGAGTGCCCGTCCTCGACGCCGACGAGGTGGTCCGGCGCGCCGAGCTGGTGGTCCTGGCCGTGCCGCACGATCAGCTGCCGGGGCTGGTCGCGGGACTCGCCGACATCGGGGCGTGGCAGATCGGCCAGCTCGTCCTGCACGTGGACCCCGGTTACGGCGTCGACGTGCTCGCTCCGGCGCTGCGGTCGGGAGCGATTCCGCTCGCGATCCACCCGGCGATCTCCTTCACCGGCACATCCATCGATCTGCGCCAGCTCAGCGAGAGCTACGCGGCCGTGACCGCCCCCGGTCCGGTCCTGCCCATCGCGCAGGCGCTCGCCGTCGAACTGGGCTGCGAGCCCGTCGTGATCGCCGAAGCCGACCGACCCGCGTACGCGGAGGCAATCGCCACGGCGACGGAGTTCTCCCGGTCGGTCGTGCGCCAAGCGTCCGGCCTCCTGGCCGGCGTCGGCATCGACAATCCCGGCGGATACCTCTCCGCGCTCGTGCGCTCGACGGTGGACCAGGCGCTGGCCGAGGGGGCGCCGTCCGGTACGGACACCCTCCCGCCCGAGGCTACGCTCGACGGATGATCAGCACCGTCCCGGAGCTGCGCACCCGACTGGCCCAGGCCAGCGCCGCAGCCCCCACGGACCGGCTCGCGCCGACCGTCGCCCTCGTCTCCACCCTCGGCGCGCTCCATGAGGGCCACGTCGACCTCGTGCGCCTCGCCCGTGAACGCGCCGACATCGTCGTGGTCTCCACGTTCGTCAATCCGCTGCGCTTCCGCACGACCGACGACGCCGCGGCCTACCCCACCACGCCGTCGGTGGATCGGGCACTGCTGGACTCCCTCGGCGTCGACGTGGTGTTCGCGCCCGCCGCATCCGAACTGCTGCCCGCCGGCTTCGCCACGACGCGCATCAGCGCCGGTGACCTGGGCCTGCGCTACGAAGGGCGTTCGCGTCCGTACTACTTCGACGGCCTCCTCACCGTCGAGGCGCTGCTGTTCCACCTCGTGCGCCCCGACCTCGCGGTCTACGGCGAGCGGGACCTGCAGCGGGTCTTCCTGGTGCGCCGCATGATCGGCGACCTCGCCTTCGGCATCGACGTCGCGACCGTGCCCACGGTCCGCTCGGACGACGGCCTGCCGCTCTCCAGCCGCGTGGCGCTCCTCGACGACGACGACCGCCGGGCGGCCGCCCGGTTGCCCGCAGCACTGGAGGCCGCGGCATCCACCGCCGACCGGGGCGTGGACGCGTGCATCGCCGCCGCCCAGTCCACCCTCATGGGGGAGGCGCGCATCCGCCTGGACTACCTCAGCGTCGTGGACCCCGCCACCTTCCTCCCCGTGGACGAAGGGCACGCCGGGCGTGCGCACATGCTCATCGCCGCGACCGTGGGCGGCCACCGATTCGTCGACAACACCGACATCTACGTGCACTGAGCCCGGAGCGGCCCACGACCGTCGAGGGGGCCGGTGAGGCGGCGCACGTAGACTGGGAGCGAATCCCGAGGAGCCCCCAGCGATGACCGACGCGCCCGTATCCGCACCCGCCGCATCGTCCGACGACGACGCCGAACGCGCCGAACTGAACGACGCCTTCGAGCAGAAGGCGGTGCGTCTGGCCAAGCGCGAGCGTCTGCTGGCCGAGCGCGCGGATGCTGCCGGCGGCCCGTATCCCGTCGTCGTACCGGTGACCGACACCATCCCCGAGGTCCGTGCCCGCTTCGGCGAGCTGGAGGCAGGCGAGGAGACCGGCGTCACCGTCGGCGTCGCCGGCCGTGTGGTCTTCAGCCGCAACACCGGGAAGCTGTGCTTCGCCTCGCTGCAGTCCGGTGACGGCAGTCGCATCCAGGCGATGGTGTCTCTCGCCGTCGTCGGGGAGGAATCGCTCCAGCGCTGGAAGGACCTCGTCGACCTCGGCGACCACGTGTTCGTCTCGGGCGAGGTGATCTCCAGCCGCCGCGGCGAGCTGTCGATCATGGTGCGCGAGTGGCAG
This region includes:
- a CDS encoding Rossmann-like and DUF2520 domain-containing protein, whose protein sequence is MGAVSGTRDGRLGVGVLGAGRVGPVIGAALRNAGHAVVGITAGSDPDRADAVLPGVPVLDADEVVRRAELVVLAVPHDQLPGLVAGLADIGAWQIGQLVLHVDPGYGVDVLAPALRSGAIPLAIHPAISFTGTSIDLRQLSESYAAVTAPGPVLPIAQALAVELGCEPVVIAEADRPAYAEAIATATEFSRSVVRQASGLLAGVGIDNPGGYLSALVRSTVDQALAEGAPSGTDTLPPEATLDG
- the panC gene encoding pantoate--beta-alanine ligase, giving the protein MISTVPELRTRLAQASAAAPTDRLAPTVALVSTLGALHEGHVDLVRLARERADIVVVSTFVNPLRFRTTDDAAAYPTTPSVDRALLDSLGVDVVFAPAASELLPAGFATTRISAGDLGLRYEGRSRPYYFDGLLTVEALLFHLVRPDLAVYGERDLQRVFLVRRMIGDLAFGIDVATVPTVRSDDGLPLSSRVALLDDDDRRAAARLPAALEAAASTADRGVDACIAAAQSTLMGEARIRLDYLSVVDPATFLPVDEGHAGRAHMLIAATVGGHRFVDNTDIYVH